A region of Carnobacterium gallinarum DSM 4847 DNA encodes the following proteins:
- a CDS encoding polysaccharide deacetylase family protein, which translates to MKLLKVCILVGISVGSFLFFTKNQIQAEENLYQRTAYTESGMAFYYINNTKDLVSKNQIQDYIQRRVAEIKAGRVLKNYLPELKGYLIDWGKDVTSTGTTTYQIKEQLMPNLAVFPVSFARLPFKQTEFETISSQTGNNLTLAELFTDPQHGINQLSERLTEKIKTDTYFPDTIKTEIRQQLTQQVNEETTHYQVSNQEILFQFASSQGTVKIGLTKNELRRSLKTEYMTPELNQKVAAEIQQEELERQQEEERLKRIREQQAIAPVEGKVIALTFDDGPDPALTPKILATLAKYNAKATFFILGKNASAYPNLLQQEIAGGHEIGNHSWSHPDLASLPKAAALDQINKTNKAVLDATGYPVQFMRPPYGSIKGLTKDVKMPIVEWSVDTLDWKTKNSEAVYQEVMRSSGVGSIVLMHDIQPATADALDRILKELTARGYKFVTISELFGTPMQAGTQYFSKGSTR; encoded by the coding sequence GTGAAGTTGTTAAAAGTTTGTATACTTGTGGGTATAAGTGTTGGTAGTTTCCTTTTTTTTACAAAAAATCAAATTCAAGCGGAAGAAAATTTATATCAAAGGACAGCTTATACTGAATCCGGAATGGCTTTTTACTATATAAACAATACAAAAGATTTGGTTTCAAAAAATCAAATTCAAGACTACATTCAAAGAAGAGTTGCAGAAATTAAAGCAGGTAGGGTATTAAAAAATTATTTACCAGAATTAAAAGGCTACTTAATTGATTGGGGAAAAGATGTTACATCAACAGGAACAACCACCTACCAAATTAAAGAACAATTAATGCCTAATTTAGCTGTTTTTCCAGTATCATTTGCACGTCTTCCATTTAAACAAACAGAATTTGAAACAATCTCTTCCCAAACAGGGAATAATTTAACTTTAGCAGAACTATTCACTGATCCACAACATGGAATCAATCAATTAAGTGAACGATTAACTGAAAAAATTAAAACAGATACTTATTTTCCTGATACGATTAAAACAGAAATACGTCAACAATTAACTCAACAAGTAAATGAAGAAACAACTCATTACCAAGTATCGAACCAAGAAATTCTCTTTCAGTTTGCGTCAAGTCAGGGAACGGTTAAAATAGGACTAACTAAGAACGAGTTGCGACGGAGCTTAAAAACGGAGTATATGACTCCGGAATTAAATCAAAAAGTAGCAGCTGAAATTCAACAAGAAGAGCTTGAGCGTCAGCAAGAAGAAGAACGTCTAAAAAGAATTAGAGAACAACAAGCCATTGCACCTGTTGAAGGAAAAGTCATTGCTTTAACTTTTGATGATGGACCTGATCCAGCATTAACGCCAAAAATCTTAGCGACTTTGGCAAAATACAATGCAAAAGCAACCTTTTTCATTTTAGGGAAAAATGCGTCGGCTTATCCTAATTTGTTACAACAAGAAATTGCTGGTGGTCATGAGATTGGCAACCACAGTTGGAGTCACCCTGATTTAGCTTCGTTACCTAAAGCAGCAGCACTAGACCAAATTAATAAAACCAATAAAGCTGTTTTAGATGCAACTGGGTATCCAGTTCAGTTTATGCGTCCACCTTATGGTTCAATTAAAGGCCTGACTAAAGATGTAAAAATGCCAATTGTGGAATGGTCAGTGGATACGCTAGATTGGAAAACAAAGAATTCTGAGGCTGTTTATCAAGAAGTGATGAGAAGTTCAGGGGTTGGTTCAATTGTATTGATGCATGATATTCAACCTGCGACTGCAGATGCTTTAGATCGAATTTTAAAAGAGTTAACCGCTAGAGGATATAAATTTGTTACAATCAGCGAATTGTTTGGAACACCGATGCAAGCAGGGACGCAATATTTCAGCAAAGGAAGTACTCGCTAA
- the thrS gene encoding threonine--tRNA ligase has translation MSEIKITFPDGAVKEFPVGSSTLDIAKSISNGLAKKALAGKFNGELVDLVRPLEADGSIEIITPDHEDALQIIRHSSAHLMANALRRLYPDIHFGVGPAIDNGFYYDTDTETPITEEDLPKIEAEMMKIVKENNPIVRKEVSRGEALDLFKDDPYKVELITALPENETITVYDQGDFVDLCRGVHVPSTGRIQVFKLLSLAGAYWRGDSNNKMMQRIYGTAFFDKKELKEFIKMREEAKLRDHRKLGKELDLFMIAPEVGSGLPFWLPRGATIRRVIERYIVDREVSLGYQHVYTPIMANVDLYKTSGHWDHYHDDMFPPMDMGDGEMLVLRPMNCPHHMMVYKNDIHSYRELPIRIAELGMMHRYEKSGALSGLQRVREMTLNDGHTFVRPDQIQDEFKRTMELMLAVYDDFDITDYRFRLSYRDPANKDKYFDDDAMWEKAQEMLKAAMDEMGLEYFEAVGEAAFYGPKVDVQVKTALGIEETLSTIQLDFLLPERFDLTYVGEDGENTHRPVVIHRGIVSTMERFVAYLTEEYKGAFPTWLAPVQATIIPVNMDLHADYAYELKERMTEMGMRVEVDDRNEKMGYKIRASQMQKIPYQLVVGDKEVEEATVTIRKYGEKETTTEEFNMFLDAVVAEIKNFSK, from the coding sequence ATGTCAGAAATTAAAATTACATTTCCTGATGGCGCAGTAAAAGAATTTCCTGTCGGTTCATCAACGTTAGACATTGCAAAAAGCATCAGTAACGGTTTAGCTAAAAAAGCTTTAGCCGGAAAATTCAATGGAGAATTGGTGGACTTAGTTCGTCCGTTAGAAGCAGATGGCTCTATTGAAATTATCACACCAGATCATGAAGATGCATTACAAATCATTCGTCATTCATCAGCTCATTTAATGGCTAATGCCCTACGTCGTTTGTATCCAGATATTCACTTTGGCGTTGGTCCAGCAATTGATAATGGTTTCTACTATGATACAGATACAGAAACACCAATTACAGAAGAAGATTTACCAAAAATCGAAGCTGAAATGATGAAAATTGTTAAAGAAAATAACCCAATCGTACGTAAAGAAGTTAGCCGCGGAGAAGCTTTAGATTTATTCAAAGATGATCCTTACAAAGTTGAATTAATTACGGCATTACCAGAAAATGAAACAATTACCGTTTACGATCAAGGCGATTTTGTTGATCTTTGTCGTGGAGTTCATGTTCCTTCAACTGGTCGCATTCAAGTCTTCAAACTATTGTCACTAGCTGGCGCTTACTGGCGTGGCGATTCAAATAACAAAATGATGCAACGTATTTATGGAACAGCCTTTTTTGATAAAAAAGAATTAAAAGAATTTATCAAAATGCGTGAAGAAGCTAAACTTCGTGATCACCGTAAATTAGGTAAAGAACTTGATTTATTTATGATTGCTCCAGAAGTTGGATCTGGTTTACCATTCTGGTTACCAAGAGGAGCAACAATCCGTCGTGTTATCGAACGTTATATTGTTGACCGTGAAGTCAGTTTAGGTTACCAACATGTGTACACGCCAATTATGGCAAATGTTGATTTATATAAAACATCTGGTCACTGGGATCATTACCATGATGATATGTTCCCACCAATGGATATGGGTGACGGTGAAATGTTAGTTTTACGTCCAATGAACTGTCCACATCATATGATGGTATATAAAAATGATATCCATAGTTACCGTGAATTGCCAATCCGTATTGCCGAATTAGGCATGATGCACCGTTATGAAAAGAGTGGAGCCCTTTCAGGTTTACAACGTGTTCGTGAAATGACCTTAAATGATGGTCATACATTTGTCCGTCCAGATCAAATTCAGGATGAATTCAAACGAACTATGGAATTAATGCTAGCAGTCTATGATGATTTCGATATTACTGATTATCGTTTCCGTCTAAGCTACCGTGATCCTGCAAATAAAGATAAATACTTTGATGATGATGCAATGTGGGAAAAAGCTCAAGAAATGCTAAAAGCCGCTATGGATGAAATGGGACTTGAGTATTTTGAAGCTGTTGGGGAAGCAGCTTTCTACGGTCCTAAAGTCGATGTACAAGTAAAAACTGCGTTAGGTATTGAAGAAACATTATCAACAATCCAATTAGATTTCCTATTACCAGAACGTTTTGATTTGACATATGTAGGTGAAGATGGTGAAAATACTCATCGTCCAGTTGTTATTCACCGCGGTATTGTTTCAACAATGGAACGTTTTGTAGCGTATTTGACTGAAGAATACAAAGGTGCATTTCCAACGTGGTTAGCTCCTGTTCAAGCAACAATTATTCCAGTGAATATGGATTTACATGCGGATTACGCTTATGAACTAAAAGAACGTATGACTGAAATGGGCATGCGTGTAGAAGTAGATGATCGTAACGAAAAAATGGGCTACAAAATCCGTGCTTCTCAAATGCAAAAAATTCCTTATCAATTAGTGGTTGGGGATAAAGAAGTCGAAGAAGCGACTGTAACGATTCGTAAATATGGTGAAAAAGAAACAACTACTGAAGAATTCAATATGTTCTTAGATGCAGTTGTCGCTGAAATCAAGAATTTTAGTAAATAA
- the dnaI gene encoding primosomal protein DnaI: MEDMGKGLTKIIKERNLTSQYESLIQEVLKDPDVSAFIAENREKLTDSQIEKSYAKLYEFVQEKKKFEQNQGMLAPGYRPTLFMNFHVIDVTYVPTAELIAKQKEYEIRRRVNSMDMPKDVRTATLANFQMTDERREALSEALDFIDSFLKDPKGFHKGLYLQGSFGVGKTYLLGAIAHDLAKNGYTTTLLHFPSFAVEMKQSIGKNDMSEKLDTIKKSAILMLDDIGADSMSSWIRDDVLGVILQYRMQEQLPTFFSSNFDMKNLENEHLRTSQRGEDEPLKAKRIMERIRYLSKEINMTGKNRRNY; encoded by the coding sequence ATGGAAGATATGGGAAAAGGTCTAACTAAAATTATTAAAGAGCGTAATTTAACTTCACAATATGAAAGTTTGATTCAAGAAGTCTTGAAAGATCCAGATGTATCGGCCTTTATTGCTGAAAATCGTGAGAAATTAACCGATAGTCAGATTGAAAAAAGTTATGCAAAACTATATGAATTTGTACAAGAAAAGAAAAAGTTTGAACAAAATCAAGGGATGTTAGCGCCAGGTTATCGCCCAACCTTATTTATGAATTTTCACGTTATTGATGTAACCTATGTTCCTACTGCAGAATTAATTGCTAAGCAGAAGGAATATGAAATTAGACGTCGAGTGAATTCAATGGATATGCCAAAAGATGTTCGTACTGCTACATTAGCTAATTTCCAAATGACAGATGAACGCCGTGAAGCGTTATCAGAAGCTTTAGATTTTATCGATTCTTTCTTAAAAGATCCTAAGGGATTCCATAAAGGGTTGTATTTACAAGGTTCATTTGGTGTTGGGAAAACGTATTTATTAGGTGCAATCGCCCATGACTTAGCTAAAAATGGCTATACAACAACCTTGCTGCACTTTCCTTCATTTGCAGTAGAAATGAAACAATCTATTGGGAAAAACGATATGAGTGAAAAATTAGATACGATTAAAAAATCAGCAATTTTAATGCTAGATGATATTGGGGCAGATTCGATGTCTAGCTGGATTCGTGATGATGTTTTAGGGGTTATTTTACAATATCGAATGCAAGAACAACTGCCGACTTTCTTTTCATCTAATTTTGACATGAAGAATTTAGAAAATGAACATTTACGAACGAGTCAACGGGGAGAAGATGAACCCTTGAAAGCCAAACGAATTATGGAACGAATTCGCTATTTAAGTAAAGAAATCAATATGACGGGGAAAAATCGTCGTAATTATTAA
- a CDS encoding replication initiation and membrane attachment family protein: MNYPWKSISPKDGFKVKQSTMLTDADQKILTFLYQPLTGATAYSLYMTLWSEVGEETYWSDGILHSELLSILNIGIPELYQARIKLEALGLLKTYLKKESDKLFLYELKSPLSVERFFNDDLLSLLLLETVGKRKYKNLRQRFTVSPIDLIEYQEVTKNFLDVFSFDEQRLEEERTLLKENTAIIGVNQEVAGIQLDTKTFDLKFFYAGLSSQYIKRSSITADIEKVMLVLHTMYGIDELEMQKLVLQACDIDTGMVDEKKLKQLVYASYHQDQKQPIEVKEVVAKDISSEQNKKQFRKNDLRHQGFSDADIALIETSEAITPFDFIASIKKQKGGYVARNEEWAVENLIRQSNLPKSVINILIHYVLVARGNPTLTQNLADSIANDWSQAKVTSPEAAIKKVKDLYRENEAKKQKREEQKASYSRPKAAQYNNGSSTNQRNRQESLPEWAKENQVVPEEKPMSEADQKAFMERIARIQNVGKEGDN; encoded by the coding sequence ATGAACTATCCTTGGAAAAGTATAAGTCCTAAAGATGGGTTTAAAGTAAAACAAAGTACAATGCTAACGGATGCTGATCAAAAGATTCTCACCTTTTTATACCAACCATTAACAGGGGCAACGGCGTATAGTTTATATATGACATTGTGGTCTGAGGTTGGTGAAGAAACGTATTGGAGTGATGGAATTCTTCATTCTGAGTTGTTGTCCATTCTCAATATTGGCATTCCAGAGCTTTATCAAGCGAGAATTAAGCTAGAAGCTTTAGGTCTGTTAAAAACTTATTTAAAAAAAGAATCAGATAAATTATTTCTTTATGAATTAAAATCACCCTTATCGGTAGAACGATTCTTCAATGATGATCTCTTGAGTTTATTATTATTAGAAACAGTTGGCAAACGAAAATATAAAAATTTACGTCAACGATTTACAGTGTCACCAATTGATTTAATAGAGTATCAAGAAGTCACAAAAAATTTCTTAGATGTCTTTAGCTTTGATGAACAACGACTTGAAGAGGAACGCACTCTACTCAAAGAAAATACAGCAATTATCGGTGTCAATCAAGAAGTTGCAGGAATTCAATTAGATACAAAGACCTTTGATTTGAAATTTTTCTATGCGGGACTGTCTAGTCAATACATTAAACGTTCATCCATTACAGCTGATATCGAAAAAGTAATGCTAGTATTGCATACAATGTATGGGATTGATGAGTTAGAAATGCAAAAATTAGTTCTGCAAGCTTGTGATATTGATACAGGAATGGTGGATGAAAAGAAACTAAAACAACTCGTATATGCTAGTTATCATCAGGATCAAAAGCAACCAATTGAAGTTAAGGAAGTTGTAGCAAAAGATATTTCTAGTGAACAAAATAAAAAACAATTTAGGAAAAATGATTTGCGTCATCAAGGATTCTCTGATGCCGATATTGCTTTGATTGAAACAAGTGAAGCCATCACACCATTTGATTTTATTGCTAGTATAAAAAAACAAAAGGGCGGTTATGTTGCACGTAATGAAGAGTGGGCAGTTGAGAACCTGATTCGTCAATCAAATTTGCCAAAATCAGTGATTAATATCTTGATTCATTATGTTTTAGTAGCTAGAGGAAATCCAACATTAACTCAGAATTTAGCGGATAGTATCGCAAATGATTGGAGCCAAGCAAAAGTTACGTCTCCAGAAGCAGCCATCAAAAAAGTTAAAGATTTATATCGTGAAAATGAAGCAAAAAAACAAAAACGTGAGGAACAAAAAGCGTCTTATTCACGTCCAAAGGCAGCTCAATACAACAATGGTAGTTCAACTAATCAACGGAATCGTCAAGAAAGTTTGCCAGAATGGGCGAAAGAAAATCAGGTCGTTCCTGAGGAAAAACCAATGAGCGAGGCAGATCAAAAAGCCTTTATGGAACGTATTGCCCGTATTCAAAATGTAGGAAAGGAAGGTGACAACTAA
- the nrdR gene encoding transcriptional regulator NrdR codes for MQCPSCQNNGSRVVDSRPADDGRAIRRRRECEACSFRFTTFERIEQSPLLVVKKNGTREEFNREKLLRGLIRSCEKRPVAMEQVERMVDEVENKVRSLGESEVSTTLIGEYIMQRLAEVDEVAYIRFASVYREFKDMDFFLKELQKLKDKEK; via the coding sequence ATGCAATGTCCAAGCTGCCAAAATAATGGTTCTAGAGTAGTGGATAGTCGCCCAGCTGATGATGGACGAGCTATCCGAAGAAGGCGCGAGTGTGAAGCCTGTAGTTTTCGTTTTACAACATTTGAAAGAATTGAACAATCTCCGTTGTTAGTTGTGAAGAAAAATGGAACAAGAGAAGAATTTAATCGTGAAAAACTTCTACGTGGATTGATTCGTTCTTGTGAAAAAAGACCTGTCGCAATGGAACAAGTAGAGCGGATGGTTGATGAAGTTGAGAATAAAGTTCGCAGTTTAGGCGAAAGTGAAGTTTCAACAACTTTAATTGGTGAGTATATTATGCAGCGATTGGCTGAAGTTGATGAAGTCGCCTATATTCGCTTTGCGAGTGTATATCGTGAATTTAAAGATATGGATTTCTTTTTAAAGGAATTACAAAAGTTAAAAGATAAAGAAAAATAA
- the coaE gene encoding dephospho-CoA kinase (Dephospho-CoA kinase (CoaE) performs the final step in coenzyme A biosynthesis.), whose product MTYILGLTGSIATGKSTVSQLFKEYGFPIVDADVGARAVVELNTPGLQAIADFFGPLILQADGQLNRKALGKIIFEDKAKRVKLNELLKPYIRAWIAKQKDLAIQSGADLVVMDIPLLYEANYQEMMDEVMVVGIPEELQLERLMKRDGITKEEALQRMDSQMPIEKKMALADTIIDNSGTPENTKKQVDDWLNQKNFLTSDKD is encoded by the coding sequence ATGACCTATATTTTAGGCCTAACAGGTAGCATTGCAACAGGGAAATCAACAGTCAGTCAGTTATTTAAAGAGTATGGTTTTCCGATTGTTGATGCAGATGTGGGTGCGCGAGCAGTTGTTGAATTAAATACCCCAGGTCTTCAAGCGATTGCTGATTTTTTTGGGCCACTGATTTTACAAGCAGATGGACAATTGAATCGAAAGGCTTTAGGGAAGATTATCTTTGAAGATAAAGCCAAACGGGTCAAGCTAAATGAACTATTAAAACCTTATATTCGTGCTTGGATTGCGAAGCAGAAAGACTTAGCTATTCAAAGTGGAGCAGATTTAGTAGTGATGGATATTCCGTTACTGTATGAAGCCAATTATCAAGAAATGATGGATGAAGTTATGGTTGTAGGAATTCCAGAAGAGTTGCAACTAGAGCGTTTAATGAAACGGGATGGAATTACTAAAGAAGAGGCCTTGCAACGAATGGACTCCCAAATGCCAATTGAAAAAAAAATGGCATTAGCCGATACGATAATAGACAATAGTGGTACGCCAGAAAATACGAAAAAACAAGTAGATGATTGGTTAAATCAAAAAAACTTTCTAACTAGTGATAAAGACTAG
- the mutM gene encoding DNA-formamidopyrimidine glycosylase, translating to MPELPEVETVRKGLTNLVAGKTIADVDVYWDRIITPPFSSEAFRNELLGETIHRIDRRGKYLIFILDHWAMISHLRMEGKYEVEQTGEPLKKHTHVVFHLTDGRDLRYLDVRKFGRMTLVPIGTQHEVTGIRDLGPEPIPEMFKLQPFKVALKTKARAIKPLLLDQKIVVGLGNIYVDESLYEAKIHPLRPANSLTSAEVKRLYHAIIDVLGRAVEAGGTTIRTYQNALGEAGKFQVALLVYGKTGEPCVRCGTPIKKMKVAQRGTHYCPQCQILTDKNSLPVT from the coding sequence ATGCCAGAATTACCAGAAGTCGAAACTGTCCGCAAAGGATTAACGAATCTTGTAGCAGGAAAGACGATTGCCGATGTAGATGTTTATTGGGATCGAATCATTACGCCGCCGTTCTCTAGTGAAGCGTTTAGAAATGAGCTGTTAGGTGAAACGATTCATAGAATTGATCGACGAGGAAAATACCTGATTTTCATCTTAGATCATTGGGCGATGATTTCTCATCTACGAATGGAAGGAAAATATGAAGTTGAACAAACAGGTGAACCACTAAAAAAACATACGCATGTCGTCTTTCATTTGACTGATGGACGAGATTTGCGCTATCTAGATGTTCGGAAATTTGGACGGATGACTTTGGTTCCAATCGGCACGCAACATGAAGTGACTGGAATCAGAGATTTGGGACCAGAGCCAATTCCAGAAATGTTCAAATTACAACCGTTTAAAGTAGCCTTAAAAACGAAAGCTAGAGCGATTAAACCCTTACTATTAGATCAAAAAATAGTTGTTGGGTTAGGGAATATTTATGTAGATGAATCATTATATGAAGCTAAAATTCACCCTTTACGTCCGGCGAATTCTTTAACATCAGCTGAGGTTAAGCGACTATATCATGCGATTATTGATGTTTTAGGTAGAGCCGTTGAAGCAGGTGGAACGACTATTAGAACATATCAGAATGCTTTAGGTGAAGCTGGGAAATTCCAAGTTGCACTATTAGTTTATGGCAAAACGGGTGAACCTTGTGTTCGCTGTGGTACCCCGATTAAGAAAATGAAAGTTGCGCAACGAGGAACTCATTATTGCCCTCAATGTCAAATTTTAACAGATAAAAATTCTTTGCCAGTGACTTAA
- a CDS encoding VanZ family protein codes for MILIDGEFYAPDLFLNTILLFFPIFVGFILLIIWKLAKKQKQNWLKAILFTFFLIYLYKLADYTIFPISIINSTIIENSSSYGTGYMFEKNPFELLSTLTYYSAYNLLGNILLFVPYGFFVPLLFSSFNNLKRIFFSSFIFSIFIETTQLILNYFYLGNRVFDVMDLVTNVLGGVIGFYLFKICNKLLELENSIEIK; via the coding sequence ATGATATTAATAGATGGAGAATTTTATGCTCCGGACTTATTCTTAAATACAATATTGTTATTTTTCCCAATATTTGTTGGATTCATCCTATTAATTATTTGGAAACTAGCAAAAAAACAAAAACAAAATTGGTTGAAAGCAATTTTATTTACTTTCTTTCTTATATATTTATATAAACTAGCAGATTATACTATTTTTCCAATTTCAATAATTAACAGTACCATTATTGAAAATTCATCAAGCTACGGTACTGGTTATATGTTTGAAAAAAATCCGTTTGAATTACTGTCAACTTTAACTTACTATTCTGCATATAACCTATTGGGAAACATCCTTTTATTTGTTCCATATGGATTTTTTGTACCATTATTATTCAGCTCATTTAATAATTTAAAACGAATTTTCTTTTCTTCTTTTATTTTTAGTATTTTTATAGAAACCACTCAATTGATATTGAATTATTTCTATTTAGGGAATAGAGTTTTTGATGTAATGGATTTGGTAACAAATGTATTAGGCGGTGTGATTGGATTTTATTTGTTTAAAATATGTAACAAATTATTGGAATTGGAAAATTCAATCGAAATTAAATAA